In Hydrogenothermus marinus, a single window of DNA contains:
- the mqnE gene encoding aminofutalosine synthase MqnE — protein MVEEITSFCTDKNLFPIIDKVLSGERLSFEDGIKLFNTNDILTLGKLANFKKEEKSGKYVYFVINRQINPTNICTLDCKFCAFATIDKNDPKAYEMSIDEIKAKAEYAVSQGATEVHIVGGLHPDWSFEDYLNIIKAIKQNFPNLHIKAFTAVEIDYLSSLAKLSYEETLIALKEAGLGSLPGGGAEIFAPRVRRIIAPNKIGWKKYLEIHKIAHNLGLKSTTTMLYGHVETFEERVDHMLKIRETQDETGGFTCFIPLAFQPENNDLGKKEHTSGIDDLKTIAVSRLLLDNIPHIKSYWVMLGEKIAQVALNFGADDMDGTVMEEKIAHFAGAKSPTQQQKERLVKLIKEADKIPVERDTLYNPIKIYG, from the coding sequence ATCGTAGAAGAAATAACTTCATTTTGTACAGATAAAAATCTTTTCCCAATTATAGACAAAGTATTATCAGGAGAAAGACTTTCTTTTGAAGATGGAATAAAACTATTTAATACTAATGATATTTTAACTCTTGGTAAACTTGCAAACTTCAAAAAAGAAGAAAAAAGTGGGAAATATGTTTATTTTGTAATAAATAGACAGATAAATCCTACAAATATATGCACCTTAGATTGTAAATTTTGTGCTTTTGCAACTATAGATAAAAATGATCCTAAAGCTTATGAGATGAGCATTGATGAAATAAAAGCAAAAGCAGAATATGCAGTATCTCAAGGAGCAACAGAAGTTCATATTGTTGGAGGTCTTCATCCAGATTGGTCTTTTGAAGATTATTTAAATATTATAAAAGCAATAAAACAAAACTTTCCTAATTTACATATTAAAGCTTTTACAGCAGTAGAAATAGATTATCTTTCTAGTCTTGCAAAACTTTCTTATGAAGAAACATTAATTGCATTAAAAGAAGCAGGCCTTGGAAGTTTACCAGGCGGAGGAGCAGAAATATTTGCTCCGAGAGTAAGAAGAATTATAGCCCCAAATAAAATAGGTTGGAAAAAATATCTTGAGATACATAAAATTGCCCATAATCTTGGATTAAAATCAACTACTACAATGCTTTATGGTCATGTAGAAACTTTTGAAGAAAGAGTTGATCATATGTTAAAAATTAGAGAAACTCAAGATGAAACCGGTGGTTTTACTTGTTTTATTCCTTTAGCTTTCCAACCTGAAAATAATGATCTTGGTAAAAAAGAGCATACTTCAGGAATTGATGATTTAAAAACAATAGCAGTTTCAAGACTTTTACTGGATAATATTCCTCATATTAAATCTTATTGGGTAATGCTTGGAGAAAAAATTGCCCAAGTTGCTTTAAACTTTGGAGCTGATGATATGGATGGAACAGTTATGGAAGAAAAGATAGCCCATTTTGCTGGAGCTAAATCTCCGACACAACAACAAAAAGAAAGACTAGTAAAACTTATAAAAGAAGCAGATAAAATACCTGTAGAAAGAGATACTTTATATAATCCTATAAAGATTTATGGATAA
- a CDS encoding 2-amino-3,7-dideoxy-D-threo-hept-6-ulosonate synthase codes for MGIGKKVRLERIINRETGKTVIVPMDHGVSSGPIEGLINIKETVEKVAEGGANAIILHKGIVEQGHRGKGKDVGLIVHMSASTDLSLKKNDKVLVCTVEEAIKLGADGVSIHVNIGAEDEKQMLKDFGEVSKACLEWQMPLVAMLYYRGPEVKNPFDPDAIAHIARLGAELGADIVKVPYTGNPETFKKVVEGCPVPVVIAGGPKVNSDEELLKMVYDAVVVAGGAGLSIGRNVFQHRDVAKITKALSEIVHNKISVEEALKLLK; via the coding sequence TTGGGTATAGGAAAGAAAGTTAGACTTGAAAGAATAATAAATAGAGAAACAGGAAAAACAGTAATTGTACCAATGGATCATGGAGTAAGTTCAGGCCCAATAGAAGGTCTTATAAATATAAAAGAGACTGTAGAAAAAGTAGCAGAAGGTGGTGCAAATGCTATTATTTTACATAAAGGTATTGTAGAACAAGGACATAGAGGAAAAGGAAAAGATGTAGGCTTAATAGTTCATATGTCTGCATCTACAGATTTATCTTTAAAAAAGAATGACAAAGTTTTAGTTTGCACTGTAGAAGAAGCTATAAAGCTTGGTGCAGATGGCGTTTCTATCCATGTAAATATTGGAGCAGAAGATGAAAAACAGATGTTAAAAGATTTTGGAGAAGTATCTAAAGCATGTCTTGAATGGCAAATGCCACTTGTAGCAATGCTTTATTATAGAGGCCCTGAAGTCAAAAATCCATTTGATCCAGATGCAATAGCTCATATTGCAAGACTTGGAGCAGAACTTGGAGCAGATATTGTAAAAGTTCCTTATACTGGAAATCCTGAAACATTTAAAAAAGTTGTAGAAGGATGCCCTGTTCCAGTAGTAATTGCAGGAGGTCCAAAAGTTAACTCTGATGAAGAACTTTTAAAAATGGTATATGATGCAGTTGTTGTAGCAGGAGGAGCAGGATTATCTATTGGTAGAAATGTTTTCCAACATAGAGATGTTGCAAAAATAACAAAAGCACTTTCTGAAATAGTTCATAATAAAATATCTGTAGAAGAAGCATTAAAATTATTAAAATAA
- a CDS encoding lipopolysaccharide assembly protein LapA domain-containing protein, whose translation MINKIKLIFWLIILLAVAYFVSMNVQPSVSINILPTLKTPQLPLALIIIISMIIGAIVILLFAITDWFSFKIEKLKVIRQLNLTKNELEKCQKENEKLKKEVEDLKKQLEIEKNKQNIQVEEVEKEEE comes from the coding sequence ATGATTAATAAAATTAAACTTATATTTTGGCTTATTATTCTACTTGCAGTAGCATACTTTGTTTCTATGAATGTACAACCTTCAGTAAGTATAAATATTCTACCTACATTAAAAACACCACAACTTCCACTTGCTTTAATAATAATTATAAGTATGATAATTGGAGCTATTGTTATTCTACTTTTTGCAATTACAGACTGGTTTTCATTTAAAATTGAAAAACTAAAAGTTATAAGACAGTTAAACTTAACAAAAAATGAGCTTGAAAAATGCCAAAAAGAAAATGAAAAACTAAAAAAGGAAGTAGAAGATTTAAAAAAACAGCTTGAAATAGAAAAAAATAAACAAAATATTCAAGTTGAAGAAGTAGAAAAAGAGGAAGAATAA
- a CDS encoding HIT family protein, with the protein MERLYSPWRSQYIEGVDKQEGCFLCNAYKSNDDEKNLVLYRGEKCFVIMNLYPYNAGHLMVCPNEHIGDFLKLNKDTLCELNILTQKMIKALKIALNPDGFNLGYNLGRVAGAGLETHIHNHIVPRWNGDTNFMPVIGETRVISQDLKEIYYKIKEVLKND; encoded by the coding sequence ATGGAAAGATTATACTCACCTTGGAGAAGTCAATATATAGAAGGAGTTGATAAACAAGAAGGATGTTTTTTATGTAATGCATATAAATCAAATGATGATGAAAAGAACTTAGTTTTATACAGAGGAGAAAAATGTTTTGTAATAATGAATTTATATCCTTATAATGCAGGGCATTTAATGGTATGTCCAAATGAGCATATAGGAGATTTTTTAAAGCTAAATAAAGATACCCTTTGTGAGTTAAATATACTTACTCAGAAAATGATAAAAGCTTTAAAGATAGCTTTAAATCCAGATGGTTTTAATCTTGGCTATAATTTAGGAAGAGTTGCAGGGGCAGGACTTGAAACCCATATTCATAATCATATAGTACCAAGATGGAATGGAGATACTAACTTTATGCCGGTTATAGGAGAAACAAGAGTAATATCTCAAGATTTAAAAGAGATTTATTATAAAATAAAAGAGGTTTTAAAAAATGATTAA
- a CDS encoding primosomal protein N', whose protein sequence is MIENQQATELEILEAGFKKQTINSLLKKGLLKKENLVFKKEKAVLKQTIEIPSTKIKKGLFNLSGKPIQERFVFYKRLISGYQKEGKSLIISFPNIISIQKAYEILNETFPNVYIYHDALPSKEKIKTWFKLQEKEGAVLITSYSGLLMPVKNLACLIIEEESSESYKVKRTPKFDTRRVAYEIFKEKDIALIYSSYIPSVETYYSIEKKLITLINKDFTNFYPKADFKTIPFKREKIFEEITKLLKENKKTLIIANKKAYASFLYCPRCDEEIECENCDTPLKVYKEF, encoded by the coding sequence TTGATAGAAAATCAGCAAGCGACAGAACTTGAAATATTAGAAGCAGGTTTTAAAAAGCAAACTATAAACTCTTTACTAAAAAAAGGACTGTTAAAAAAAGAAAATCTTGTTTTCAAAAAAGAAAAAGCAGTTTTAAAACAAACAATAGAAATACCTTCTACAAAAATAAAAAAAGGATTATTTAATCTAAGTGGTAAACCAATACAAGAAAGATTTGTTTTTTATAAAAGACTAATATCAGGTTATCAAAAAGAAGGAAAAAGCTTAATAATCAGTTTTCCAAATATAATATCTATACAAAAAGCTTATGAGATTTTAAATGAAACTTTCCCAAATGTTTATATATATCATGATGCATTGCCAAGTAAAGAAAAAATCAAAACATGGTTCAAGCTACAAGAAAAAGAAGGAGCAGTTTTAATAACCTCTTATTCAGGTTTATTAATGCCAGTAAAAAATCTTGCATGTTTAATAATTGAAGAAGAGTCTTCAGAAAGCTATAAAGTAAAAAGAACACCTAAATTTGATACAAGAAGAGTTGCCTATGAGATTTTTAAAGAAAAAGATATAGCCCTTATATACTCTTCATATATTCCATCTGTAGAAACTTATTACTCAATAGAAAAAAAATTAATAACACTAATAAACAAAGATTTTACTAATTTTTATCCAAAAGCAGATTTTAAAACAATCCCATTTAAAAGAGAAAAAATTTTTGAAGAAATAACAAAACTACTTAAAGAAAATAAAAAAACTTTAATAATAGCAAATAAAAAAGCTTATGCATCTTTTTTATACTGTCCAAGATGTGATGAAGAGATAGAATGTGAAAACTGTGATACACCTTTAAAGGTTTATAAAGAGTTCC
- a CDS encoding AbrB/MazE/SpoVT family DNA-binding domain-containing protein — protein sequence MLAINKWGNSQGIRIPKKYLEELGLKIGDKVELKIEDGKLVIYPTKQKRKPKLDINELFKEKYKENQEYDWGKVGKEVW from the coding sequence ATGCTTGCAATTAACAAATGGGGAAATTCTCAAGGTATAAGAATTCCTAAAAAATATTTAGAAGAGTTAGGCTTAAAAATTGGTGATAAAGTAGAGCTTAAAATAGAAGATGGCAAGCTTGTAATTTATCCTACCAAACAAAAAAGGAAACCTAAATTGGATATAAACGAATTATTTAAAGAAAAGTATAAAGAAAATCAAGAGTATGATTGGGGTAAAGTAGGAAAAGAAGTATGGTAA
- a CDS encoding type II toxin-antitoxin system PemK/MazF family toxin translates to MVIYIPKKGDIIHLNFNPSIGHEQKGNRYVVVVSHYIFNKNTGMCFAIPITSKYKGYPTEKYIEIGNIKGYALIDQLKSIDYKARNIKFKAKLPEEQLEEILDIIETIIFS, encoded by the coding sequence ATGGTAATTTACATTCCAAAAAAAGGTGATATAATCCATTTAAATTTTAATCCATCTATAGGACATGAACAAAAAGGAAATAGATATGTAGTTGTTGTAAGCCATTATATTTTTAACAAGAATACAGGGATGTGTTTTGCAATTCCTATAACTTCTAAATATAAAGGTTATCCTACTGAAAAATATATTGAAATAGGAAATATCAAAGGATACGCGTTAATAGATCAACTAAAAAGCATTGATTACAAAGCAAGAAATATAAAATTTAAAGCTAAACTTCCTGAAGAACAATTAGAAGAAATTCTTGACATTATAGAAACTATTATTTTTTCTTGA
- the hslV gene encoding ATP-dependent protease subunit HslV — protein sequence MEKTKSTTILVVRKDGKTVIAGDGQVTLGNTVMKATAKKIRRLNEGKVLVGFAGSAADGLALMERLEEKLSKHRGNLLRASVELAKDWRTDKFLRRLEAVLIAADKDNMFLISGNGDVIQPDEPILATGSGGDFARSAALALYRNTDLDARKIAEEAMKIAGEICIYTNDNITIEEL from the coding sequence ATGGAAAAAACTAAAAGCACTACAATATTAGTTGTTAGAAAAGATGGAAAAACAGTAATTGCAGGTGATGGACAAGTTACTCTTGGAAATACTGTAATGAAAGCTACAGCAAAAAAAATTAGAAGATTAAATGAAGGAAAAGTTTTAGTTGGTTTTGCTGGTTCTGCTGCAGATGGTCTTGCTTTAATGGAAAGACTTGAAGAAAAATTAAGCAAACATAGAGGAAATCTTTTAAGAGCATCTGTAGAACTTGCTAAAGATTGGAGAACAGATAAATTCTTAAGAAGACTTGAAGCAGTTTTAATTGCCGCAGACAAAGATAATATGTTTTTAATATCAGGAAATGGAGATGTAATCCAACCAGATGAACCAATATTAGCAACAGGTTCAGGCGGAGATTTTGCAAGAAGTGCTGCATTAGCTTTATACAGAAATACAGATTTGGATGCAAGAAAAATAGCAGAAGAAGCTATGAAAATTGCAGGAGAAATATGTATTTATACAAACGATAACATAACAATTGAGGAGTTATAA